The Manihot esculenta cultivar AM560-2 chromosome 11, M.esculenta_v8, whole genome shotgun sequence genome includes a region encoding these proteins:
- the LOC110625824 gene encoding pollen-specific protein-like At4g18596, whose translation MNPVILFFLSSLFIKSLSSRVEPAKNNAHITVMGFVYCDICSNNSFSRHSYFLPGAGVKIDCKFKATSPKIREQVSFSVNRTTNRHGVYKLEVPSVDGIACAEVAMESSCEASLMWSSSKSCNVPGYKSTSDQITIKAKHPNLCIYSLNALNFRPSKADLTLCGK comes from the exons ATGAATCCTGTAATTCTCTTCTTTCTCTCATCTTTGTTCATCAAGTCACTGTCTTCAAGGGTTGAGCCAGCTAAAAACAATGCCCATATCACTGTAATGGGTTTTGTTTATTGTGACATCTGCTCCAACAACAGCTTCTCCAGACACAGCTACTTCTTACCAG GTGCAGGAGTTAAAATAGACTGCAAGTTCAAAGCAACTTCACCGAAAATCAGAGAACAAGTATCATTCTCAGTAAACAGAACCACGAATAGGCATGGAGTCTACAAGTTGGAAGTCCCTTCTGTTGATGGAATTGCATGCGCAGAAGTGGCCATGGAATCTTCCTGTGAGGCAAGCTTAATGTGGAGTTCTTCTAAATCATGCAACGTTCCTGGATACAAATCCACATCAGATCAGATAACAATCAAAGCCAAACATCCCAATCTCTGCATTTATAGCCTTAATGCATTGAATTTCAGACCATCAAAGGCTGATCTTACCTTATGtggaaaataa